One part of the Polycyclovorans algicola TG408 genome encodes these proteins:
- a CDS encoding undecaprenyl-phosphate glucose phosphotransferase, producing the protein MNPSASRSFVLQGLFFAFLTALPLYLLAHFLDVEWSRPYQSLAVLAGVLAFILLRRFDLTAHWRFGRPDSIANRFLIAWGMLIGGLALAGFVLQYAEFYSRLLLGVWMVVTPFFIALVHLMIRVLMRRYAPDARLKRRAVLVFASDSARLLERGLRNTEDFEVLGYFDDRDADRTDGGVGDLPLLGKARDVAQYTKDNHIEVVFVVLPDNATKRVVGVLEALGDTTASVYYVPDFLAFQVFNAQFVEVAGFPVLQVAESPFFGADGLLKAIFDRSFAALALLMLLPAFAIIAILIKRDSPGPVFFKQKRYGLNGKRFFVYKFRSMTVGDDLSRQQQQATQDDDRITRIGRFMRKTSIDELPQFWNVMRGEMSVVGPRPHSISHNEQYRKEVRRYMVRHKVKPGVTGWAQVNGLRGETAQLERMAERIEYDLDYIRNWSPWLDLKIIFLTVWTIARGDENAY; encoded by the coding sequence ATGAACCCGAGCGCCAGTCGTTCCTTCGTGTTGCAGGGCCTGTTCTTTGCGTTTTTGACGGCGTTGCCGCTGTACCTGCTGGCCCACTTTCTCGATGTGGAGTGGTCACGGCCTTACCAGTCGCTGGCTGTGCTGGCGGGCGTTCTGGCGTTCATTCTGTTGCGACGTTTTGACCTGACGGCCCACTGGCGCTTTGGCCGGCCTGACTCGATTGCCAACCGCTTTCTCATTGCCTGGGGCATGTTGATCGGCGGCTTGGCGCTGGCCGGCTTCGTGTTGCAGTACGCCGAGTTTTATTCGCGTCTGCTGTTGGGTGTCTGGATGGTGGTGACGCCATTTTTCATCGCCCTGGTCCACCTGATGATTCGTGTGCTGATGCGCCGTTACGCGCCGGACGCTCGCCTCAAACGCCGTGCCGTGCTGGTGTTTGCCAGTGACTCGGCACGCCTGCTGGAGCGCGGCCTGCGCAACACCGAAGACTTCGAGGTGCTCGGTTACTTTGATGACCGTGACGCTGACCGCACCGACGGCGGTGTCGGCGACCTGCCACTGCTCGGCAAAGCGCGCGACGTGGCGCAGTACACCAAGGACAACCACATCGAAGTGGTGTTCGTGGTGCTGCCTGACAACGCCACCAAGCGCGTCGTCGGCGTGCTTGAAGCGCTGGGCGATACCACCGCCAGCGTTTACTACGTGCCGGACTTTCTGGCCTTTCAGGTGTTTAACGCACAGTTTGTCGAGGTGGCCGGGTTTCCGGTGTTGCAGGTCGCCGAGTCACCCTTCTTCGGTGCCGACGGCCTGCTGAAGGCCATCTTTGACCGCAGCTTTGCGGCGCTGGCATTGCTGATGTTGCTGCCGGCGTTTGCCATTATCGCCATCCTCATCAAACGCGACTCGCCGGGGCCGGTGTTCTTCAAGCAGAAGCGATACGGGCTCAACGGCAAGCGTTTCTTCGTTTATAAATTTCGGTCAATGACGGTAGGCGATGACCTGTCGCGGCAGCAGCAACAGGCCACTCAGGATGACGACCGTATCACCCGTATCGGACGCTTCATGCGCAAGACCTCGATTGACGAGCTCCCGCAGTTCTGGAACGTGATGCGCGGCGAGATGAGCGTGGTCGGGCCGCGTCCGCATTCGATTTCGCACAACGAGCAATACCGCAAGGAAGTGCGTCGCTACATGGTGCGCCACAAGGTCAAACCGGGGGTCACCGGCTGGGCGCAGGTCAATGGGCTGCGCGGCGAAACCGCACAGCTTGAGCGCATGGCCGAGCGCATCGAGTACGACCTCGACTACATCCGCAATTGGAGCCCGTGGCTGGACCTCAAGATCATTTTTCTCACGGTCTGGACCATCGCCCGCGGCGACGAAAATGCGTACTAG
- a CDS encoding GHMP family kinase ATP-binding protein, producing the protein MTIVRSKAPLRLGLAGGGTDVSPYSDTYGGCVLNATIDLFAYCTIETRDDWRVEFRARDLGEYYEGPAQPRLPLEGGVTLHKAIYNRVIKQFNDGQPMGLTITTYSDAPPGSGLGTSSTMVVSILAAFQELMQLPLGEYDLAHLAFEIERKDCALSGGKQDQYAATFGGFNFMEFGADDKTIINPLRIRDHIVNELHARMLLYFTGRSRDSAKIIDDQIRSVTDAGTAQKSVESMHALKRIAFEMKERLLRFDVDGVAALFRESWLAKKSMAESISNASIDAVAETAMDAGATAVKVSGAGGGGFMMIFVDPTLKLDVVDALSGQDGYFVKFDFTSTGVQAWSL; encoded by the coding sequence ATGACGATTGTCAGAAGTAAAGCGCCGCTGCGCCTCGGTCTGGCCGGTGGCGGCACCGACGTGTCGCCCTATTCGGACACCTACGGGGGTTGCGTGCTCAACGCCACCATCGACCTGTTTGCCTACTGCACCATCGAAACCCGTGACGACTGGCGCGTGGAATTTCGCGCCCGCGACCTGGGCGAATACTACGAAGGCCCGGCCCAGCCACGTCTGCCGCTAGAAGGCGGCGTGACGCTGCACAAGGCGATCTACAACCGGGTGATCAAGCAGTTCAACGATGGCCAGCCGATGGGCCTGACCATCACCACATACTCCGACGCGCCCCCGGGCTCGGGACTGGGCACCTCGTCGACCATGGTGGTCTCGATTTTGGCGGCATTTCAAGAGTTGATGCAGTTGCCATTGGGCGAGTACGACCTGGCGCACTTGGCGTTCGAAATCGAACGCAAGGATTGCGCGCTGTCGGGCGGCAAGCAGGACCAGTACGCGGCGACGTTCGGCGGCTTCAATTTTATGGAGTTTGGCGCCGACGACAAAACCATCATCAACCCGCTGCGGATTCGCGATCACATCGTCAACGAGCTGCACGCGCGCATGCTGTTGTATTTCACCGGCCGCTCACGCGACAGCGCGAAGATCATTGACGACCAGATTCGCTCGGTGACCGACGCAGGCACGGCGCAGAAGTCGGTGGAGTCGATGCACGCGCTCAAGCGGATTGCCTTCGAGATGAAAGAGCGCCTGTTGCGCTTTGACGTCGATGGCGTGGCGGCGCTGTTCCGCGAGTCCTGGCTGGCCAAGAAGTCGATGGCCGAGAGCATCTCCAACGCCAGTATCGACGCGGTGGCCGAAACGGCGATGGACGCCGGCGCCACTGCGGTGAAAGTGTCCGGTGCCGGCGGTGGTGGCTTTATGATGATCTTTGTCGACCCGACCCTGAAACTGGATGTGGTTGACGCGCTCAGCGGCCAGGACGGCTACTTCGTCAAGTTCGATTTCACTTCAACTGGAGTGCAGGCATGGTCGCTTTAA
- a CDS encoding WecB/TagA/CpsF family glycosyltransferase, producing the protein MTDTVRLLNIDFDNLTRAELLARFDRGFMLNPNVDVLMKLQHDREFYEIALAADFVICDSQILKMASRLLGTPIREKISGSDFFGEFCAYHAATPAVTVFLLGGMDGVAETARQNVNQRVGRAIITHAHSPSFGFEKNDAESRALVARINASECSVLAIGVGCPKQEKWAHRWRGEMPGIRQILCIGATIDFEAGNVPRAPAWMSRVGLEWLYRMAADPKRLVRRYLVDDLPFFVLLLRQRLGRYRNPFA; encoded by the coding sequence ATGACCGACACGGTGCGGTTGCTTAACATCGACTTCGACAACCTCACCCGCGCCGAATTGCTGGCGCGGTTCGACCGCGGCTTTATGCTCAACCCCAATGTTGACGTGCTGATGAAGCTGCAGCACGACCGTGAGTTTTACGAGATTGCCCTGGCGGCCGACTTTGTCATCTGCGACAGCCAGATCTTGAAAATGGCGTCACGACTTCTCGGTACGCCGATTCGCGAGAAGATCTCCGGTAGCGATTTCTTTGGCGAGTTTTGCGCTTATCACGCAGCCACTCCGGCCGTGACCGTGTTTCTGCTGGGCGGCATGGACGGCGTTGCCGAAACGGCCCGCCAAAACGTCAACCAGCGGGTCGGGCGCGCCATCATCACCCACGCCCACAGCCCGAGCTTTGGCTTCGAGAAAAACGACGCCGAGAGTCGCGCGCTGGTCGCGCGCATCAATGCCTCCGAATGCTCGGTGCTGGCCATTGGCGTGGGCTGTCCCAAGCAGGAGAAGTGGGCGCACCGCTGGCGCGGCGAGATGCCGGGCATTCGCCAGATTCTGTGCATCGGCGCCACCATCGACTTCGAGGCCGGCAATGTGCCGCGCGCCCCAGCCTGGATGAGTCGCGTCGGGCTGGAATGGCTGTACCGCATGGCCGCCGACCCCAAGCGTTTGGTGCGCCGTTACCTGGTCGATGACTTGCCCTTTTTTGTGTTGCTGCTGCGACAGCGTCTGGGTCGTTACAGGAACCCGTTCGCATGA
- a CDS encoding HNH endonuclease yields the protein MQTIPAILKLDAGGLPVGWIRWQTAVVLYARDRVRWEAGEERFEIRGGTCARTGCQSMIEIGSIIAVSDRSKRFEKGVPLLTNRTLFQRDQNLCLYCGDHFSINQLTRDHVIPASRGGLTIWENCVTACRVCNQKKDSRTPEEASMPLLAVPYTPNLAEYLILQNRRILADQMAFLKGYSRKQARTPAVAAH from the coding sequence ATGCAAACGATTCCCGCAATCCTGAAGCTCGATGCCGGCGGTCTGCCGGTGGGGTGGATCCGTTGGCAAACGGCGGTTGTGCTGTATGCCCGCGACCGCGTTCGCTGGGAAGCCGGGGAAGAGCGTTTCGAGATTCGCGGCGGCACCTGCGCCCGCACCGGCTGCCAGTCGATGATCGAAATCGGCAGCATCATCGCTGTGTCGGACCGATCAAAACGTTTCGAAAAAGGCGTGCCGCTGCTGACCAACCGCACGTTGTTTCAGCGCGACCAGAATTTGTGCCTTTACTGCGGCGATCATTTCTCGATCAACCAGTTGACGCGTGATCACGTGATTCCCGCATCGCGCGGTGGACTCACGATCTGGGAAAACTGTGTCACGGCCTGCCGCGTCTGCAACCAGAAAAAGGACAGCCGCACGCCGGAAGAGGCCAGCATGCCGCTGCTGGCGGTGCCGTACACCCCCAATCTCGCCGAGTACCTGATCCTGCAGAACCGCCGCATCCTTGCGGACCAAATGGCCTTCCTGAAAGGTTATTCGCGCAAGCAGGCGCGCACGCCGGCCGTGGCCGCGCACTGA
- a CDS encoding DMT family transporter gives MTTHTAARPLRAILLVTGAVFLFACMDATTKYLVAEYPAPIVIAVRYIVHCLLMVVLLAPSMGRQLVQTRRTGLVLVRAACLAATSLAMALALIRLPVAEATAIVFLSPLIVAVIGGLVLREKIGWVGSLAAVTGFVGVLLIVRPGGGLDPVGVALALTGAVLIAMYQLLSRVLAATESTMALLFYGALFGSILYGVSVPWFLDGQVPSLLQVGLFLSMGVTGGLGHFLFTAAHRHAPATTLAPVMYVQLLWASLLGWLVFNDVSDSLSILGMVVVALSGVAVVLKSRWTRRTVVAAAPE, from the coding sequence GTGACAACCCATACCGCAGCCCGCCCGCTGCGCGCCATCCTGCTGGTCACGGGCGCGGTCTTTCTGTTCGCCTGCATGGACGCCACCACCAAATACTTGGTCGCCGAATACCCTGCGCCCATCGTCATCGCCGTGCGCTACATCGTGCACTGCCTGCTGATGGTGGTGCTGTTGGCGCCGTCGATGGGCCGGCAACTGGTGCAGACCCGGCGCACCGGTCTGGTCCTGGTGCGCGCCGCCTGCCTGGCGGCCACATCGCTGGCCATGGCGCTCGCGCTGATCAGACTGCCGGTGGCCGAGGCCACGGCCATCGTCTTTTTGTCACCACTCATCGTCGCGGTGATTGGCGGTCTGGTGCTGCGCGAAAAGATTGGTTGGGTGGGTTCGCTGGCGGCTGTCACCGGATTTGTCGGCGTGCTGCTGATTGTGCGGCCAGGTGGTGGCTTGGACCCGGTCGGCGTTGCCCTGGCCTTGACGGGCGCGGTGCTCATCGCCATGTACCAGTTGCTGTCGAGGGTGCTGGCGGCCACGGAAAGCACCATGGCGCTGCTGTTCTATGGCGCGCTGTTCGGCTCTATTCTGTATGGCGTGTCGGTGCCGTGGTTCCTGGACGGACAGGTGCCGTCGCTGTTGCAGGTGGGCCTGTTCCTGAGCATGGGCGTCACCGGCGGCTTGGGCCATTTTCTGTTCACCGCCGCCCACCGCCATGCCCCGGCCACGACGCTGGCCCCGGTGATGTACGTGCAATTGCTGTGGGCGAGCCTGCTCGGCTGGCTGGTGTTTAACGACGTGTCGGACAGCCTCAGCATTCTCGGCATGGTCGTCGTTGCGCTGTCGGGCGTTGCGGTCGTGCTCAAATCACGTTGGACGCGCCGCACCGTGGTGGCCGCAGCGCCGGAATAA
- a CDS encoding class I SAM-dependent methyltransferase, giving the protein MSQPDRVSPTAFATGMVWERAGLSPPGWVPDEGKPVDRLFQTLARSVQWTTGFSFNSWLLARHHAIDDAVEQAIKQGHVHTVIELAAGFSGRGLRLCQRHPTLRYIETDLPHMVRLKRTRMAGLVKVPPQLGNQVIDVSLAGGEGSVSELLARLPRNQGVAVITEGLMNYLPGTLADGLWQQVAGGLVRFEHGLYISDCYLPRQAHPAMALLGLGLMAFTRSRMHSHLWGRRQGQRRLQKAGFDTVTFAPCTAFAPSHQAVDQRSARGVSLLTASVTPDGQKRSGM; this is encoded by the coding sequence ATGTCCCAACCCGACCGCGTCAGCCCCACCGCATTTGCCACCGGCATGGTCTGGGAGCGCGCCGGGCTTTCGCCGCCCGGCTGGGTGCCCGACGAGGGCAAGCCGGTGGACCGCCTGTTTCAGACCCTCGCGCGCAGTGTGCAGTGGACCACTGGCTTCTCATTCAACAGTTGGCTGCTGGCGCGCCACCACGCCATTGATGACGCTGTTGAACAGGCCATCAAACAAGGTCATGTGCACACGGTGATCGAACTGGCGGCGGGCTTTTCAGGCCGCGGCCTGCGGCTCTGTCAGCGTCACCCCACGCTGCGCTACATCGAAACCGACCTGCCCCACATGGTGCGGCTCAAGCGCACGCGAATGGCCGGCTTGGTCAAAGTCCCGCCACAACTGGGCAACCAGGTCATCGACGTGAGCCTGGCCGGAGGTGAGGGCTCGGTCAGTGAGCTCCTCGCCCGCCTGCCCCGCAACCAGGGCGTTGCCGTCATCACCGAGGGCTTGATGAACTATTTGCCCGGCACCCTGGCCGACGGTCTTTGGCAGCAGGTTGCCGGTGGCCTGGTACGCTTCGAGCACGGTTTGTACATATCGGATTGTTACCTGCCGCGTCAGGCACACCCGGCGATGGCACTGCTCGGCCTGGGCCTGATGGCGTTCACCCGCAGCCGCATGCACAGCCACTTATGGGGTCGCCGACAGGGCCAGAGGCGCTTGCAGAAGGCCGGCTTTGACACGGTGACCTTTGCCCCGTGCACGGCCTTTGCGCCCAGCCACCAGGCGGTGGACCAGCGTTCGGCGCGCGGCGTGTCGCTGCTGACCGCCAGCGTCACGCCTGACGGTCAGAAACGATCGGGAATGTAG
- a CDS encoding D-sedoheptulose-7-phosphate isomerase — translation MVALTLDRVSGMIRDSIAVKERVLADTALHDAILVVSRVCIEALKRGNKIMLAGNGGSAADSQHIAAEFVSRFEFDRPGLPSIALTTDTSMLTAIGNDYGYDYVFARQLEANGREGDVFIGISTSGNSKNVIAAVEAAHQRGITTVALCGAAGKLKDLCRYALCAPSTHTPRIQESHILIGHIICALCEEAMFPEHKPKTA, via the coding sequence ATGGTCGCTTTAACCCTGGATCGCGTGTCCGGCATGATTCGCGATTCCATCGCGGTCAAGGAGCGGGTGCTTGCCGACACGGCGCTGCACGATGCGATTCTAGTGGTGTCGCGGGTGTGCATCGAGGCACTCAAGCGCGGCAACAAGATCATGCTTGCCGGCAATGGCGGCTCGGCCGCCGACTCGCAGCACATCGCCGCCGAATTTGTCAGCCGCTTCGAGTTTGACCGGCCCGGGCTGCCGAGCATTGCCCTGACCACCGACACGTCGATGCTCACCGCCATCGGCAACGACTATGGCTATGACTACGTGTTCGCGCGGCAACTCGAAGCCAATGGCCGCGAGGGTGACGTGTTTATTGGCATTTCGACCTCGGGCAATTCCAAGAACGTGATTGCGGCGGTCGAAGCCGCCCACCAACGCGGCATCACCACGGTGGCGCTGTGCGGCGCGGCCGGCAAGCTCAAAGATCTTTGCCGCTATGCATTGTGTGCGCCGTCAACGCATACGCCGCGCATCCAGGAAAGCCACATTCTCATTGGGCACATCATCTGTGCTTTGTGCGAAGAGGCGATGTTTCCCGAGCACAAGCCCAAAACGGCATGA
- a CDS encoding nucleotidyltransferase family protein, whose protein sequence is MSLPTAIVLAGGFGTRLQSVVADVPKPMAPVAGRPFLQVLLDTLADAGVTGAVLAVGYKREVIEQHFGAHYRGIALDYSVEAEPLGTGGAIRQAFEQAGVERALVLNGDTWCPVDLLALVQTHRAHAAMLTLTLTQVPDAGRFGAVTQLPDGRVSAFHEKRSDGGAGRINAGVYVVERALMAYAPTSAKFSFETDVMQRVVGTLPVFGHVTDAPFIDIGIPSEFARAQGLFA, encoded by the coding sequence ATGAGCCTGCCGACGGCGATTGTTCTCGCTGGCGGTTTCGGCACACGGCTGCAGTCCGTGGTGGCCGATGTGCCCAAGCCGATGGCGCCGGTCGCCGGGCGGCCGTTTCTGCAGGTGCTGCTCGACACGCTGGCCGATGCCGGGGTCACCGGCGCCGTGCTGGCGGTGGGGTACAAGCGAGAAGTCATCGAACAGCACTTTGGCGCGCACTATCGCGGTATCGCGCTGGACTACAGCGTCGAGGCCGAACCGCTGGGGACGGGTGGGGCGATTCGCCAGGCTTTCGAGCAGGCCGGCGTTGAGCGCGCGCTGGTGCTCAATGGCGACACCTGGTGTCCGGTGGACCTGTTGGCGCTGGTGCAGACCCACCGTGCGCACGCCGCGATGCTGACACTGACCCTCACCCAGGTGCCCGACGCGGGTCGTTTTGGCGCGGTGACGCAATTGCCTGACGGTCGCGTGAGCGCGTTTCACGAGAAGCGCAGCGACGGCGGGGCGGGGCGCATCAATGCCGGGGTGTATGTCGTCGAGCGTGCGCTGATGGCGTATGCGCCGACATCCGCCAAGTTCTCGTTCGAGACCGATGTGATGCAGCGCGTCGTGGGCACCTTGCCGGTGTTCGGCCACGTCACCGACGCGCCGTTCATCGACATTGGTATTCCCAGCGAATTTGCCCGCGCGCAGGGGCTGTTCGCATGA
- a CDS encoding glycosyltransferase family 2 protein — translation MTVRVIPLVVISPVRNEAELIRLTLDAMVAQTWRPAEWILVDDGSTDETAAIIGRYSAQHPWIRCIARGNRGFRELGGGVIAAFDEGRRHISASDWQYLAKLDGDMSFGPRYLEIMVGTLLAEPKLACVSGKVFRPEGDTEVEEFIINEATAGQFKLYRREAFEAIGGFTRTILWDGIDFHRCRMLGWDTRSFSHPEAKLFHHRLMGSSDQNVYKGRLRLGRGIWFMGYHPLYALASGLFRMRERPVLIGGLIMIYGYLSAALAQQPRFDDPAFRKYLQTWQLRQLSKLPNKVLRRVGLGGRHA, via the coding sequence ATGACCGTCAGGGTGATTCCGCTGGTGGTGATTTCGCCGGTGCGCAACGAGGCGGAGCTGATTCGGTTGACTTTGGACGCGATGGTGGCGCAGACGTGGCGTCCGGCCGAGTGGATTCTGGTCGACGACGGCTCGACTGATGAAACGGCCGCCATCATCGGACGTTATTCCGCCCAGCACCCGTGGATACGCTGCATCGCCCGCGGCAACCGCGGATTTCGAGAGTTGGGCGGCGGTGTGATTGCCGCCTTCGATGAAGGGCGCCGGCACATCTCGGCCTCGGACTGGCAGTACCTGGCCAAGCTCGATGGCGACATGAGCTTTGGCCCGCGCTATCTCGAAATCATGGTCGGCACGCTGCTGGCCGAGCCAAAACTGGCCTGCGTGTCGGGCAAGGTGTTTCGTCCGGAAGGTGACACCGAGGTCGAAGAATTCATCATCAACGAGGCCACTGCCGGACAATTCAAGCTGTACCGCCGCGAGGCGTTCGAGGCGATCGGCGGCTTCACCCGCACCATCCTGTGGGATGGCATCGACTTTCACCGTTGCCGGATGTTGGGCTGGGACACGCGCAGTTTTTCGCACCCCGAGGCCAAGCTGTTCCATCACCGTCTGATGGGCAGTTCGGACCAGAACGTTTACAAGGGACGACTGCGGCTGGGGCGCGGCATCTGGTTCATGGGGTATCACCCGCTCTACGCGCTGGCCTCGGGCCTATTTCGCATGCGCGAACGACCGGTGCTGATTGGCGGCCTGATCATGATTTACGGATATCTCAGTGCAGCGCTGGCACAGCAGCCACGCTTTGACGACCCGGCCTTCCGCAAATACCTGCAGACGTGGCAATTGCGACAACTCAGCAAGTTGCCCAACAAGGTGCTGCGACGTGTTGGATTGGGCGGGCGCCACGCATGA
- the ilvD gene encoding dihydroxy-acid dehydratase, with product MADALNKRSRTITGGMERSPNRAMLRAVGFGDTDFDKPIVGVANGHSTMNPCNAGIQPLADRACTALSQSGAMPQTFGFPTVTDGISMGTEGMKFSLISREVIADAIETAVSSQCMDGVLVVGGCDKNMPGAMIGMLRMNIPGVFVYAGTIKPGTWKGVPLTVVSSFEAVGTFRAGNMSEEDFIGIEKNACPSVGACGGMFTANTMSSSFEALGMSLLGSSQMASPDPEKADSAADSARVLVEAIKKDIKPRDIVTRKAIENAMTLVMATGGSTNAVLHFLAIAHAAQVEFSLDDVETIRQRTPVICDLKPSGKYVAVDLHRAGGVPQVLKMLLVNGLLHGDALTITGETMAEALASVPDAPRADQDVIRPFDQPMYAQGHLAVLKGNLAPEGSVAKITGLKNPVITGPAKVFNSEDECMAAILDDRIVAGDIVVIRYEGPKGGPGMREMLAPTSALIGKGLGESVGLLTDGRFSGGTWGMVVGHVAPEAYDGGTIALIEEGDSVTIDAHQRLLQLNVADEVIAARRAKWVQPAPRYTRGVLAKFMKNVSSASKGAVTD from the coding sequence ATGGCTGACGCACTCAACAAACGCTCCCGCACCATCACCGGCGGGATGGAACGCTCCCCCAACCGCGCCATGTTGCGCGCCGTCGGGTTTGGCGATACCGATTTTGACAAGCCCATCGTCGGCGTCGCCAACGGTCATTCCACGATGAACCCCTGCAATGCCGGGATTCAGCCGCTGGCCGACCGCGCCTGCACCGCGCTGAGCCAGTCCGGCGCCATGCCGCAGACCTTTGGCTTTCCCACCGTGACCGATGGCATTTCCATGGGCACCGAGGGCATGAAGTTTTCGCTGATCTCGCGCGAAGTGATTGCCGATGCCATTGAAACTGCCGTGTCCAGCCAGTGCATGGACGGCGTGCTGGTGGTCGGTGGCTGCGACAAGAATATGCCCGGCGCGATGATCGGCATGTTGCGCATGAATATTCCCGGCGTGTTCGTCTATGCCGGCACCATCAAGCCGGGGACCTGGAAGGGCGTGCCGCTCACGGTGGTCTCGTCGTTTGAGGCCGTCGGCACCTTCCGCGCCGGCAACATGAGCGAAGAAGACTTCATCGGCATTGAAAAAAATGCCTGTCCCAGCGTCGGCGCCTGCGGCGGCATGTTCACCGCCAACACCATGTCGTCATCGTTCGAGGCCTTGGGCATGAGCCTGCTGGGGTCTTCGCAGATGGCGTCGCCCGACCCCGAGAAGGCCGACTCCGCCGCCGACTCGGCGCGGGTGCTGGTGGAAGCCATCAAGAAGGACATCAAGCCGCGCGACATCGTCACCCGCAAGGCCATCGAGAACGCCATGACCCTGGTGATGGCGACCGGCGGTTCCACCAACGCGGTGCTGCACTTCCTGGCAATTGCCCACGCCGCGCAGGTTGAATTCTCGCTCGATGACGTCGAAACCATTCGCCAGCGCACCCCGGTGATCTGTGACCTGAAGCCGTCGGGCAAATACGTGGCGGTGGACCTGCATCGCGCCGGCGGCGTCCCGCAGGTGCTGAAAATGCTGCTGGTCAACGGGCTGCTGCACGGCGATGCGCTGACCATCACCGGCGAGACCATGGCCGAAGCGCTGGCCTCGGTGCCGGACGCGCCGCGCGCCGACCAGGATGTGATTCGCCCGTTCGATCAGCCGATGTACGCGCAGGGCCATCTGGCCGTGCTCAAGGGCAACCTGGCGCCCGAAGGCAGCGTCGCCAAGATCACCGGCCTGAAGAACCCGGTGATCACCGGCCCGGCCAAGGTGTTCAACTCCGAAGACGAGTGCATGGCGGCGATTCTCGATGACCGCATCGTCGCGGGAGACATCGTGGTGATTCGCTACGAAGGCCCCAAAGGCGGCCCCGGCATGCGCGAAATGCTGGCGCCGACCAGCGCCCTGATCGGCAAGGGTCTGGGCGAAAGCGTGGGCTTGCTGACCGACGGACGTTTCTCGGGCGGTACCTGGGGCATGGTCGTCGGCCATGTCGCGCCCGAAGCCTATGACGGCGGCACCATCGCGTTGATTGAAGAAGGCGACTCGGTGACCATCGACGCCCACCAGCGCCTGCTGCAACTCAACGTGGCCGATGAGGTCATCGCCGCGCGCCGCGCGAAGTGGGTGCAGCCTGCGCCGCGCTACACCCGCGGGGTGCTCGCCAAGTTCATGAAGAACGTGTCGAGTGCGTCTAAGGGGGCCGTGACGGACTGA